Part of the Pseudomonas abietaniphila genome is shown below.
GTGATTCCCGAGTTGCAGAAGCGCGGGTCGTACAAGACCGCGTACGAGCACGGAACGTTGCGCGAGAAGTTGTTCGCCGAGGGCGGACCGAAGCTGCCGGAGCGACACACGGGGGCGCGGTTCAGGAGTGCGAACACGCTCGACGATAAGCCAGCGATTTAACGACGATCAATAAACCTGTGGGAGCGAATTCATTCGCGAGACACGAGGTCAGGCGATGCATGTGGGTCGCCTGACGAATTCTTCGCGAATGAATTCGCTCCCACAGAGATCGTGTCAATTCACAGCATTCAAACCAGACACTGACACCGGATAACAACTCATGAGCAAAACGCTTCTAACCCTGGCCCTCTCCCTCGGCCTGTTCACCAGCCTCGCACACGCCGCCGACCAACCGCTGAAAGTCGGCACCACCGCCGCTTTCGCCATTCCGCTGGAAGCCGCCGTGGCCGAGGCTGACAAGCAAGGCCTGAAGGTCGAACTGGTGGAGTTCACCGACTGGATCGCACCCAACGTCAGCCTCAATGCGGGCGACATTGATGTGAATTACTTCCAGCACATTCCGTTTCTGGAAAACGCCAAGGCCGCCTCGGGCTTCGATCTCGTTCCTTATGCGCCTGGCATCATCAACAACGTCGGGCTGTACTCGAAGAAGTACAAAAGCTTCGATGAATTGCCGACCGGCGCCAGCGTGGCCATCGCCAACGACCCGATCAACAGCGGGCGGGGTCTGCAGCTGCTCGCCAAGGCGGGCCTGATCACCCTCAAACCCGGCGTGGGCTACAAGGCGACCGAAGACGACATCACCAGTAACCCGAAAAAGCTCAAACTGATTCAGGTCGAAGCCGTGCAACTGGTGCGTGCCTATGACGACGCCGACCTGGTCCAGGGCT
Proteins encoded:
- a CDS encoding MetQ/NlpA family ABC transporter substrate-binding protein; translation: MSKTLLTLALSLGLFTSLAHAADQPLKVGTTAAFAIPLEAAVAEADKQGLKVELVEFTDWIAPNVSLNAGDIDVNYFQHIPFLENAKAASGFDLVPYAPGIINNVGLYSKKYKSFDELPTGASVAIANDPINSGRGLQLLAKAGLITLKPGVGYKATEDDITSNPKKLKLIQVEAVQLVRAYDDADLVQGYPAYIRLAKTFDAGSAILFDGLDHPEYVIQFVIKPDHKNDPRLAKFIDIYQHSPVVRASLDKVNGSLYQVGWKN